The genomic window AGATTTACAGGTACAGAACATATAAGCATTTGGTTTCTGTAGACTGGGGATCACGTTTAGAGCATTCAGAACTCTCGGATGATGGGTCTTTTTGAGGAACCATCAGGCTTTTATAATATGAGGGAAAGTTAGTCATAGGGAGAACAGTTCACGTAGAGAGACTCTGGTTACTTATTGGTACAGATCAGGTGAAGAGTTTAGAACAATGATACCACTGGTtggttttgtatatttttcacTTTCTTGAGAAAGCTTTGTCTCTTTGATTTAGCTCCAGCTTTAGGTATTTAGTGTTAtagttcttttttgttttcttacttGCTGAATCTCTGGCTAATTAATTTGCCCATTATCAATTTTTTTCACTTTATGGTCTGTTGTTGGATCAAGGCTGGATAAACCGGTTTAGACTTTTGTTAATTTCTGTCCTCTAGAACcgatttaatttagttttgtagACCGAAAGAAATTTGTCAAAATCTTAACAAAACTCAGATCTGGGCTTTGGGCTTTGGGCTTGTGTTATATGAAGGGCTGGACTTCAGCTCTGTTTGGTTGGCTATGGGCTTAGTTTGAGGCAAATCTTTACCAAATAGTCTCAGACAAGTAATAGAACTTGGAAGGCTGTTCAGGACATTATGCATACAATTTGTTTGCAGGGCCCGAAGGATCTATCATGTGCGAAGGGCTCGTATccgtatatatacacataaaataaagtttatgtTATCAATCATGGCTCAAAAGTCACTGAATCTGTTCAACATAGTTCGACACGCGTCCTTAGATTCGTTCTTCACACAGAGATTCTCGATGACATTGTTCTTTGTGCCATCTGTTTCCACCCACCACGTAACATAACATGCATCCAATCGCCGTCCATTTCTCGGCTCTTTTCACGTGTCATGATCGGGTACAACTAGGGCCGCAAAAATATCTTATCTCCGACCAgaaaaactttattatatatagaCGACCGCAAAACCAGAAGCCATGTTCATGGGCGTGAACATGTTGCTTGAGAAACAGATTTCACGAGataatgttttatattcgaATATTCATTACGTTACTTCTCCAAAGTTAGATACAAATCATACAAATATTGCAACtttaataacatttttaagACAAAAATCTACAAATAAAGTATACTTTACATTtatcaattaattttaattatggACTGACTATATATAGACCGTTCGTCATCAttgtaataatataaaaaggaaactGTTTCTCTTCTCAAGTCttgataaattattataagtctttgaagaaagaagaaatatGCATTATCAAGAACAGATGGAGTCTCTTATGTTGGGTGAAGAACGCAGACGCGAAAACTGCGTTAGAGATGCAGACGCAGACGCAGATGAAGGTTTAAATTCTCCCTCTTCTTTTCCAAACTCTCCTGACGAATCAGACCGTCGCAGTTCTTCTTTAAGGTAAGAACAATCAAAGAGTTTTCGTTTCCCTGCCCCTGAGTTTAGATATTTTCATTTCTCTGTCCTTAAGTTTAGATCTTGTTAGATTAAGGgatataatacaaaaaaaacttaaataattttGTGTAAAAATTGTTGTGTTTACCTCAGagtttatgttttgaaaatgttGACAACAGGAGAGGATTGTCAAAACATTACAGAGGCAAGTCGCAGTCATTCACGTCGTTGTCGGAAGCGCTGACGGTAGAGGATCTCGCAAAACCCGAGAATCCTCTCAACGCAAAACTGAAGCAGCGGCGGGAGAGCTCTCACTGTCGACGATTATCCGGATGTGGCGGTGCATCGGAGCGAAACTTAGCTGGCCACGACGCTTTCTTCGGAGGAAACGATAGGCCGCCGAGGCTTTCCGGCAACAGGCTGCCTCCGAGAGCTCAGACGCTCTCGGCGGCTCACATATCGGCTTTGCTCACTCGGACCTAAACCGGAATTAaagcttttagtttttatgtttCTCTAAACCGGACGATGTTTTCGAGCTTCAGTGTTCTAAATTGTGTGAGGATGTATAAATTATAAGTATTTAGACTTTTCTGGTCGTTTCGTAATCTTCAGTTTAATCTGGAATTAGCTCAAGCTTTACTTCACTTCACCATATACATAGTCATAGACGAGAGATCTGGGAACTTTTGAAAATACCAAAAGATCTAGGACGCTTTTATGAACATAATAATAAGGTATGGGTTAATTCAGAAAATAACAGAAGTATTAGACAGCTTGGTAAATATCGAATAAGTTGGAGTAGTTTAGTAAATAACAGCAGTTATGGACACTTTGGTGTACATACCAAAGAACTTGGGGTGGTTTAGTAAATATCAAAGGATATGGGGCTTGTTTGTGAACACCATCTGATTTGAGGTAATTTGTGAATGGGCTGTACTTAGGTAAATACCTAAAAGAAATTCCTAAGAATTATGTAGATactttttagatttaattataaaattagttttctgAATTATAAAAGTTggaataaaaatagtaataaacaaaataaatttgtagATTTACATTAATACttaattaatttaacatatttaactagtttaaataaacttaaatagatatattttagtgtttagaatagttttaattaattaaatttttaaaattgttccAGTTATAGCCAATTATCAATTCTATGTGGACTCTGGCTAAACCAATTTAAAACATGtctatgattttatattaatgttttgtaaATACCAAAAGTACAGAGCAGTTATATACATACCATATAGATATGGGTTTTTGTGAAACATATCCCAAAagttaggggttcattttatattttatgaagtTATTAATCGGTCGAGATGACGTGGAGGAAGGAAGTATGAATGACGAGGCTTTGACTTAGCGTTGCCGTAAAACAGAACATATTACTTCCACCAGAAGTTGGCACCCACGATCGATCCCCCAGTCTTTGATCCATTCAAACTCGTTCTTTGATTTCAGACATCAAAAAGACAACTTTATCAGATCCGAAATTTGCTTGAATTCTACGTTTGGGGTGGTTGATTGTTCAATAATATGGCTTCCTTCGAGATGAATGACCTTAAAAGTAAGTTCTGATCAACTCTCTTAATCTATGGAATGTAATCATGAACTAGTAGTAACCATCGGTGGCATAAGCTAGTCACCTATGCTGAATCGATGAGGGTACTTAGactgtttcctctgtttctatGGTTCTGTtctgttgtgttttttttcttgttgttcaTGATGAAATAATTACTGAGTCGTGCAAAAATTTCAAAGTCGTCGTTGAAAATTTGTGATGATATTTGGGCAGAGATTGGGCTAGGCTTGACTGGATTTGGTGTCTTCTTTACATTCCTGGGAGTCATTTTCGTGTTTGACAAGGGACTCATCGCCATGGGAAATGTATGTATACCATTGTTGTGGTCTTAGTAAGCTTTTTAATGTTATATGTAACTCTATCTGATTGAAACAGATACTCTTCTTAGCTGGTGTCACTCTAACCATAGGGATTCAACCAGCCATCCAATTCTTTACAAAACGGCGCAACTTTAAGGTGTCTTTCTCTCTAACCCCTTTTTGTTTCAATCTGATCCGACAAGAACTCACTGTTTGTTTTCCTACTGCTTTgtgtttttctctttctttgttGCTATACAGGGAACTATATCATTTGGTTTGGGATTCTTGTTGGTTGTGTTTGGATGGCCTATTTTCGGTTTGCTTCTAGAATCATATGGATTCCTTGTCCTCTTCAGGTTTGTTTGAAAAATGTTGTTGGTTTCATTACTTCATTTTGtagatttttggtttatttattcATGTCTTTTCTCCATCCTTTTGTCATGTTAAAGTGGTTTCTGGCCTACACTCGCTGTCTTCCTTCAAAGGATACCTATACTGGGCTGGCTTTTGCAGCATCCATACATCAGATCGGTACATTTCATTGCTTTCAAGTTACTTTCTGAGCTCAGCCTTCTAAGTGAAAGCATATGTGTCTGACTTTctatcattaatttaaaattgtatCAGTTACTGGATCGCTACCGTGGAAGGCGTGTTCCTGTCTAATCCTCTCTTTGCACACACGTAAAATATCATGTAAACGACTGTCAATACTGTACGTAGGTACATATGTATATAACACTCTAGCAACTCATCGTTTATTACGTTGTAAATGGTTCTTGTAATTGAGTTTGTGAATAATATTTACATGTAGTCTTCTAATCTTTGGTTTTCCCTCTCTCTTGTAATTCTCTTATTATCTAAAAAGATTCTTCTATTTTAGAGACTTGTATAGTTTATTGATAGGTTGATGGTGTTTGTGTTAAATGTTATCTTAGTAATTATGTTATCgattagatcagttatgatcttCGCTGTGCAGTTTTAAcatgtactagattttgacccgcgcttttgaagcccgggatattttacgatgaaaaatttcactaataatttaataaatattttggttatttttaaagagtgtgtatttaaaatatttttgcatttatatCAGTATtgttaaattcaacccgattgtgattataccggttaatccggagatttgacaattcaatttatatttttaaaatattcatattaaaaaatcactaaaacccgagactaaccgattgaactgatggatgaccgatatgtaatctaataatcaaaattttataaagttcactattttgcaatttatgaaattatgacgtttctacaaaattttaaagagaaaatgatagatataaaataactaagattaattattgtattatttggaaacattgatagtagtataaaaaatatattgtttggaaacattatagtagtataaagaaataagtatattgtttggaaacatggatagtagtataaaaaaggaacattagtgatttaatgtatatttaactataaagtataaatgtgtatttaatttaaaaacttacaaaataaatgttaggtccaacagaatgtttctgttttaataagatagatatccCTAACGTTGTCAAATGTTTCATATTGGTTATTAtactacataaatatatatttccaatAGTGTAATCAATTACAAGAATGAGATGTACATGTATTTTTGTGTATAGTATATAGACGCACTTTCAAGGCGTATAAATCAAATagcttaaagaaaaaaaaaatcaaaagaaaaccgcAAGATACTTGTAACATTGCTGAGCCATTACACCAAGAAGAGTGAGTTTTGTCTTCGTGATCTTCTCAGCTCTTTGTAACCAAGAGTCGTTATCCTCTTCAATGAACAATGTTCTTTCTTCCACATTGTGATTAATAGGATTGATATGAACTTTCAACGTGTGAGAAGGTACGACTTGGTGATATAGAATCTTCGTTGTTTGATATGTTGAGATGAGCATTTGGTTGTTAAACCTTATTTCTTCCTCGACCACCTCAAATCCAGATGAATCAAGGGTTTCGTTTGTAATCAAGTCTTCTTTACCTTCTACTTGATTTACGTTATCCTCGTTATACACATCAAATGAGAAGAAATCATCGATGTTTATGTTGTCATTAGTATTATCTCCTGTAGATTAAACGAATTGTAGTTATCTTTAGATAAGAAAAGCACCTAGACAATATGTAAAACCTTTATTATATATCATACCTTGAAATCCAAGGTCTTGGTCATTATTATCCAAGCTCGATATGATCTTCTGCTCTTCCATATATCCCTTTTCAATATTCATGCAAAAATTAGTTTATGAATGGTTGACAAAATAATTTCCAGCGTATGAAACTATACTAGATGTATACATTTATTAAATACCTGGTTCATATTATGATTTGACATCATCAATGGTGGTTCATCATAATTGCCTATGTGGATCACTTGATCACCAACGCTATTATAATGGTTGGAGCCACTTGCAGCGAAACTAAAGTCCTCCAAAACGCCATGATTGTTGTTGTGAGTCATACTCGTAAAGAAATCGCAGTTGCTGACCGCCGAGTTCTCTACACGCAACGGTGGTAGAGACATATTGTGTTGTAACATTGAGCATTCGATCTCATTATTAACCTACATAAAACATATACAATCCACCATTAAAGTTTgttatataatcttattttaacAGGTTGGTGGATTTTATTCAATTCTAGTTGTACCTTATATGGTGTAGGGAATGGTGCATAAGAAGAACCATAGTATTGTGACCAATCTTCGTTACTAGTCATTGCGTTTGAGTTAAAATGTCTGTTTCCAAATCGCGGTTGAAATGCATTTTGAACTTGATGAGTAGTTGAACTGATCTCTAGATCCGAACAAGCGTCAAAACTCGAATTGCCACTCACATTCGACATCCCGTGGACATAAGACCGATGCTGATCTCTTGGCTTAGCTTCAATCACAATCTTTTTAAATACACGGCAAAGTGCATATGcgtcctgaaaaaaaaaacagacaagtttttattttacatCCTCTAAtggtatatatatgtgtatagaCAATAAAAATGATTAGTCAATCAATTAGCTAGCTGACGCGACGAACCTGCATGCCGTATGCAGAAGGCTCGCATTGAGTTTCATCGAGTCGATATTCATGCATAACCCAACCGGTTCTTATACCATGAGGGGCGCGTCCACGGTAGTAAACCAATGTCTTCTTGGTTCCAATAGCTCGGTCTCTCCAACTAACTCGACGGTCTTTACCCGTGGCCTTCCAATACCCGCCTTTGGTTGCTCGGTTTGTCCTCGAACCATTGGGATACTTCCGGTCCCGTGGGCTAAAGAAGTACCATTCTTGGTCTTTGCTTGGAAGCAAGGCTTTCCCTATAATTGAATTTATTAATGAATcttttaaagtaaaattaaGAATTCTAACAAGAAATTGCCAGAAAAAAGTAATCCAAAATTCAACCATAACTCAGTTAAATCCATGGCATGTATTAGAGGATATATACGAATATGTTAATGTACATTCGGATATATTCAGATATGTTAATATTCCTGTAATCTAGATATACATATCTTCGGATATTAGGAAACATTGTAAGTATATATACTTTGGTCCTTTGACCTAGATCAATACAAGAAAACCATTACTCTATTCTAGGTTTCTtgacatggtatcagagctttgaCAAGCAAATTTTTTTTCTGCGTACCCTTTTTCTCTTTTGCTACCTTCTAAACCGACATCATGGGAAGCAAAGACGGCGACGATACGTCACAAGAATCAGGCGTGAAGAACTCGGAGTCTTCACCGAACCGTGTTGAGACTAAACGCAGGACCATATCACCTTATGATCTGTCCTCTAGTGATAATCCGGGGTCCGTTATCTCTCAACCATTACTTAAAGGTCCTAACTACAACGAGTGGTCTACGAATCTGCGTATGGCACTTAAGGCACGGAAGAAGTTTGGCTTCGTTGATGGTTCCATTCCACAGCCACATCAAGACTCTCACGACTTTGATGATTGGTGGACCAACAACGCTCTTATCTTATCTTGGATTAAGCTTACGATCACCGAGTCTGTTCGATCTAATCTCTCCCATCTAGAGATTGCTAGTGACTATTGGGAACACATTCGTCGGAGATACTCCGTTAACAATGGACAACGTGTCCAACGCATCAAAGCTGAGCTCGCCACTTGCAGACAACATGGACTCTCTATCGAGCAGTACTATGGCAAGCTTATGCAGCTTTGGACATCTCTTGCAGAGCACCGCATCACCAAAACCTGTGCCTGCCCTGTTGGTGAGAATttggaaaaggaaagagagGAAGATCGTCTACACGAGTTCCTCAAGGGTCTCGATGAATCTCTTCATGGATCAGTCAAATCTAATCTCTTATCTAGAGACCCATTACCCTCGCTAGATGTTGCATACAGTGCTCTCTTACAAGATGAAGACTCCAAGCATACTACTCGGGTCTTAGAAGAACAAGCTGAGCATATGTCTCACGCGGTTAGAACAAACTCTGTTCCTGCAACATCTTCTGGAACCTCTCTGTCTCGTGAAGAGAGAATGAAGCTTCTCTGTAAAAGTTGTGGACGAAAGGGACATCTTGCTGATAATTGCTTTCGTTCCCTTGGTTATCCTGAGTGGTGGGGAGATAGACCTCGTGGACGCCTTCCTTCAGGAAACAACAGTGGACGAGGAAACAATACGACAAATCGCTCCACGACTTCAGATGCTCCCCGCGCACATGCTATGACACATTCTTCTCCGCAGCAGCACTCTGCGCATGCCCTTACACCCGCTGATCGAGTGGGACTTACAGGCCTGACTGAAACCCAGTGGACCACGTTGGTCACAATGCTTAACGAACACAAACCAGCAACCAATACACTTTCTGGTAAGACTAGTCTTTCTTCTTGGATTGTTGATTCTGGTGCGACGAACCACATGACCGGTTCACGTACCTTCTTATCTGATATACGGGACACTGTTCCATTACCTGTTAAGCTACCTGATGGTCGCATTACGCTTGCAACACAGCGAGGAACAGTTACTCTTAGCCCTTTGCTTACGGTTCAGAATG from Raphanus sativus cultivar WK10039 unplaced genomic scaffold, ASM80110v3 Scaffold0097, whole genome shotgun sequence includes these protein-coding regions:
- the LOC108810199 gene encoding protein OXIDATIVE STRESS 3 LIKE 3; this encodes MHYQEQMESLMLGEERRRENCVRDADADADEGLNSPSSFPNSPDESDRRSSSLRRGLSKHYRGKSQSFTSLSEALTVEDLAKPENPLNAKLKQRRESSHCRRLSGCGGASERNLAGHDAFFGGNDRPPRLSGNRLPPRAQTLSAAHISALLTRT
- the LOC108810025 gene encoding vesicle transport protein GOT1 — translated: MASFEMNDLKKIGLGLTGFGVFFTFLGVIFVFDKGLIAMGNILFLAGVTLTIGIQPAIQFFTKRRNFKGTISFGLGFLLVVFGWPIFGLLLESYGFLVLFSGFWPTLAVFLQRIPILGWLLQHPYIRSLLDRYRGRRVPV
- the LOC130501100 gene encoding NAC domain-containing protein 45-like, whose product is MDLTELWLNFGLLFSGKALLPSKDQEWYFFSPRDRKYPNGSRTNRATKGGYWKATGKDRRVSWRDRAIGTKKTLVYYRGRAPHGIRTGWVMHEYRLDETQCEPSAYGMQDAYALCRVFKKIVIEAKPRDQHRSYVHGMSNVSGNSSFDACSDLEISSTTHQVQNAFQPRFGNRHFNSNAMTSNEDWSQYYGSSYAPFPTPYKVNNEIECSMLQHNMSLPPLRVENSAVSNCDFFTSMTHNNNHGVLEDFSFAASGSNHYNSVGDQVIHIGNYDEPPLMMSNHNMNQGYMEEQKIISSLDNNDQDLGFQGDNTNDNINIDDFFSFDVYNEDNVNQVEGKEDLITNETLDSSGFEVVEEEIRFNNQMLISTYQTTKILYHQVVPSHTLKVHINPINHNVEERTLFIEEDNDSWLQRAEKITKTKLTLLGVMAQQCYKYLAVFF